The following are encoded together in the Equus quagga isolate Etosha38 chromosome 15, UCLA_HA_Equagga_1.0, whole genome shotgun sequence genome:
- the FICD gene encoding protein adenylyltransferase FICD: MTLIPMASVMAVTEPKWVSVWGRFLWMLLLSVALGSLLALLLPLGAVEEQCVAVLKAFYLLRSKLDRVQHAVTKCTSPSTELSITSRDSALLVVKTKASPAGKLEAKAALNQALEMKRQGKREKAHKLFLHALKMDPDFVDALNEFGIFSEEDKDIIQADYLYTRALTISPYHEKALVNRDRTLPLVEEIDQRYFSIIDSKVKKVMSIPKGNSALRRVMEETYYHHIYHTVAIEGNTLTLSEIRHILETRYAVPGKSLEEQNEVIGLHAAMKYINTTLVSRIGSVTLSDVLEIHRRVLGYVDPVEAGRFRTTQVLVGHHVPPHPRDVEKQMQEFIQWLNSEDAMNLHPVEFAALAHYKLVYIHPFIDGNGRTSRLLMNLILMQAGYPPITIRKEQRSEYYHVLEVANEGDVRPFIRFIAKCTETTLDTLLFATTEYPVALPEARPNHSGFKETLPVKP, encoded by the exons ATGACACTCATACCGATGGCTTCCGTGATGGCGGTGACTGAACCAAAATGGGTCTCCGTGTGGGGCCGCTTCCTGTGGATGCTGCTGCTGAGCGTGGCACTGGGGTCCCTGCTGGCCCTGCTGCTGCCGCTGGGGGCCGTGGAGGAGCAGTGCGTGGCCGTGCTCAAAGCCTTCTACCTGCTCCGGAGCAAGCTGGACAGGGTACAGCATGCCGTCACCAAGTGCACCAGCCCGTCCACGGAGCTCAGTATCACCTCCAGGGACTCGGCACTGCTGGTGGTCAAGACCAAGGCCTCTCCGG CTGGAAAGTTGGAAGCCAAAGCGGCTTTGAACCAAGCCCTGGAAATGAAACGCCAGGGCAAGCGGGAGAAAGCCCACAAGCTCTTTTTGCACGCCCTCAAGATGGACCCGGACTTCGTTGACGCGCTCAATGAGTTTGGCATCTTCTCAGAAGAAGACAAGGACATCATCCAGGCGGATTACTTATACACTAGAGCACTGACCATCTCGCCCTACCACGAGAAGGCGCTGGTCAACCGGGACCGGACGCTGCCGCTGGTGGAGGAGATCGACCAGAGGTACTTCAGCATCATCGACAGCAAAGTGAAGAAGGTCATGTCCATCCCCAAGGGCAACTCCGCGCTGCGCAGGGTCATGGAGGAAACGTACTACCATCACATCTACCACACGGTCGCGATCGAGGGCAACACCCTGACCCTCTCGGAAATCAGGCACATCCTCGAGACCCGCTACGCCGTGCCGGGGAAGAGCCTGGAGGAGCAGAACGAGGTCATCGGCCTGCACGCGGCCATGAAGTACATCAACACGACGCTGGTCTCCCGCATTGGGTCCGTCACCCTCAGCGACGTGCTGGAGATCCACAGGCGGGTGCTGGGCTACGTGGATCCGGTGGAAGCCGGCAGGTTTCGGACAACACAGGTCCTCGTGGGCCACCACGTCCCTCCGCATCCTCGGGATGTGGAGAAGCAGATGCAGGAGTTCATCCAGTGGCTCAACTCCGAGGACGCCATGAACCTGCACCCAGTCGAGTTTGCAGCCTTGGCCCATTATAAACTCGTTTACATACACCCTTTCATCGACGGCAACGGAAGGACCTCACGCCTGCTCATGAACCTCATCCTGATGCAGGCGGGCTACCCGCCCATCACCATCCGCAAGGAGCAGAGATCCGAGTACTACCACGTGCTGGAGGTCGCCAATGAGGGCGACGTGAGGCCGTTCATTCGCTTCATCGCCAAGTGCACAGAGACCACCCTGGACACCCTGCTCTTTGCCACGACGGAGTACCCGGTGGCACTGCCGGAGGCCAGACCCAACCACTCAGGCTTCAAGGAGACGCTGCCTGTGAAGCCCTAA